The DNA sequence aaatacacatgataaaaaaacatatgagtagaaagcatcatttaaaaaaaaataaaaaaataaaatagacattaatattaaaaatatactatgtatgttaatatcatttaaatttaattacatatcctatcaaattttttttaaaaaatgtttggattaataaaattgatttatacgttcgcaccaatttaattatatatgtaatagttactgatttttaattattcaatatatatttattattttataatatgtaagaacatataatacataaaataatttatatatataatgtttatcccgcgcaaggcgcggatcttaatctagttcATAAGTATAAATAGAACATCATAGAGAACATAAAAATGAGTCGGGCTTAACATAGTGGTTGAGATTTGGATGAGTTAATACTCTAATCCGTGTTTGATTCCCCCACGACAACCAATTAAAATGattccctatatattatttgtgaaacattacaacttctttttgtagccacgtgtcatcactaggatgattcttagaattattagagaaatatgttggtccatctaattatataataagctttttattaaactaaccataaattcattattaatgttatttattatttccttaaataaagattacggaattgcctaatgtggctaaaatatatatgacaattaatgattttgaataataaagatctgataaaaaaataatgtatcttctatcaaatttgtttaatttttaactattaaaataatttaaaaaatcacaataaccatattataagaaattttgatttttctttatatgttatattttgaatttttaaaatgactataaattactaaaagtgTTAAAAGTctaacattcaaattttgcgatccatggtttaaaatttttgttatgacaaaatacaaataattagaaaatcatataaataaaagtctaacttaattaatcattaagatttaaaatataaatgtatatatatcattctaaattaaactataaaccatattggataaataaatattttaatttcaaaatttactttgaataattttttttgataaaagttttgaactaacattgataatttttttaaaattataaattgctaaaattattaatcccacaataaaaaaaattttatcagtaatttaaagatacacatgataaaaaaaatatatgagtagaaatcatcatttaatagacattaatattaaaatatactatgtatgttaatatcatttaaatttaattacatatcctatcaaatatttttaaaaaattgtttggattaataaatttgatttatacgttcacaccaatttaattatatatgtaatagttactgagttttaattattcaatatatatttattatttcataatatgtaagaacatataatacataaaataatttttatatataatgtttatcccgcgaaaggcgcggatcttaatctagtgtttattaattaagtattattccaaacgtaaaaaccacgtaagaTTTTTTATTGGTCACTAAGCAAACTTTAATTGACAGCTCAAATTATGTTATCTTTGAGTAACAGAAAATTGTTAAATGtttgtaaaatccaaatttTGTCAATTCGTACATTAAATTGGAATTAATTGAGTGTTAATGTGCATAAACTAATTTGGACCGTTGGACTCCGTCGATGTAGAAATATGTTGATTTCCCCCATTCCTCAAAACATTTCATGATTACATATGTAAATCTACCTAAAACACCTTGCATCGTCTTACATTGTCGTTCAAGTGTGgtgtattttgtatttaatgtCACTCAGTGGCGGAGCCAGAAAGTTTTTGTACCGGGGTCAAATTGTTTTTTccaaatacataatttataaccactgaaaaactataaatatactctatgatcattcatatctttagtttacaaaaaaaaaagcattcatATCTTAAAACTTGTTTATCATAATTATTTactacaatttaaaatattttcgatAAAACAAATCAGGAAAAGTTTAGAAACTCATTACTAATGCGATATtgcaatattattttttgacgATTTTCACTCGCTGGCATTTTGTTGCCGATTCAGAAACTGATCCATTAGTTAACtgataaatttaaaagattAATCTACttctaaaaacaaaattagttgtaaaaaaaatactcagatcataaatataaacaaacCTTAAACATTTTATTGAATCAGTGAATCATAATCATTTCTAGTTTGATAAATAAAGAGGAGAgtgtataacaaaaaaaatagaaaacttgtttaaaaaatatccaaaattgcTTGGGGAACATGAGAGTTCTTCCATTTTGCCGAAAAAGAagtacaaatcttttttttcaaattcactcattaatttcaattttttttaatattagttaTTGGACCTAATACAATTCGGGTTTTATTGAAATATATAACTAACATTTAACATTAAAAACGTGTTTATTGAAAGTTAAgctaaaactaatataaatcaaatgtttaacaaataaaataaatatattatttatataattttaaattatatttagtcTTTAATGTTTGTGATTATTCTTGTGAAGTTATATTTTTAGTGGggtcaaattttgttttaatggaattaatacaattttttttaaataaaaatatattttttttaagtagtgGGTTCAGCTGACCCCACCCCTCCTTCGCTGCCTCCGCCCTTGATGTCActtaaatttatagttatacTACTTTATGTCATCATCTTGTATTCTTGTAAGTCTCCTGACATATATATCCATATTAAGTTCCAGAAAAAAATCGGCTTAGATTAAGTTTCAATACATTGTTTTGAAATATCAGTGACGAAAAATGTTTTAATCTATGGAAGCCATTGAACTAAATTGACAAACATAAAACCAATTATCCATTATATTCAATGTAATATCAAAGgaatctaaaaattaaaatggacGAATTAGATTcatacaaataaatatgaaGTTGTTAGAGATGAATTCATGAAGATTTGATTACAATTTTACATGCATGAGAAGCTTGAAAAATGACCAGGAGTATTGCATCGGACAGAACAAATAATCCTATTATCAGTACACCCTTCTGTAACCAAGATTCAATAGATCTACGCGCTATGCAACTCGGTCTTAAGCCTTTCAAAATTGGTTACAAAACTGATGATAAACGTTTACAAGCTAATTTGAGCATATGATCAATATAACATAATAGAATAAGTTAGCCGATCAAAGAGGAGAGCCAAATATAAACATAACAAATATAGATCTAACCACCGAGCGGAAATAATGGGCAAAACTAGACCTGAAAAAGAggttaaaaccctaatttcaaagTAACATAATTAACGaccacaaaataattaaaaaaactactcTATCTGTCTAACCCTTTTTTACCCTCAACAGAACCAATCGTTCATTTATTCTTCTGCACAATCTCTCACATTTCTATTTCTCCCTCTCTTTTCACAAGGGAAGGGTGtaaaagaaaccaaaaaaaaaacttaagcaAAAGAGTAATAAGATAACTcaaaaaaccaacaaaaaaaaataatacataatggGTGGTGTCAAGTTGTTATTCATCTTTGGTCTATTGATCTTAGCTATGGTAGCTAAATCCGTCAAAGCGACCTACCCATTGACTAAATCTTGCATCAATGGACAAGGTTGCATCGGAGATGATGATGAACTTGAATCTCTAATGGATTCAGAGACAAACCGCCGTCAACTTGCTAGAGGACGTCGTTACATTGGCTATGACGCTCTCAAAAAGAACAATGTGCCTTGCAATAGACGTGGCCGATCTTACTACGATtgcaagaagaggagaaggaacaATCCTTACAGGCGTGGATGCAGTGCAATCACGCATTGCTATAGGTACGCTAAGTGAGAACGAAATGATAGAGAGAGAATGATATGATTCAACAACGTTCGACCTTTATCCTTCATTCTTAATCGTTaatgatttttctttctttacgTACCTCATGTTATACGTATgattctttttatgtttttaaatttaatcatcaTCATGATGCATATAAGCTTTTGATTCGTTGATATATTGCATATTTCCTTTGTTGTTGTCCTTTCATTTTGTTTCCTTCATATATTAAGTTTCGTTTGTCTATTATATACATCATGATGTTTTGGTATTTATACAATTAAGCATTTGTTTTTAAACTAGGCCTTAATTGgacctctcttcttcttttatttatcCATTTGTAATTTATCTCCATTCAAAAGCGCCAAAGCTTATTTTATGGATCAAATTCTATCGGACTAGTATATGGAAACCTTATTTCTTATTATCAACAAAATGTGGTAGATAACTTTTGGTTTATGAGAAACCATACGAGGGCTTCATGCTTAAGTTTCTGAATGGAGAGCATGTATTTTGGTTTCAATTATGAGGATCTCAATATCAAGGTTGTTTTGGATAGACAAAAAGCCGAAACTAAACGGAACCTTTCATTTTTGTGAGAAAGATTATCGGCTTCAGTTTAATATCTTAAAATGAACCTCCTCAAATTTACTATTGATTTTGCCAGTGGATTGTTTAGGAgtattttttgtcataaaaataacatttactCAATTAAGATtctgtgaaccaaactggtAGCTCTAAATCCATGTTGACGATAATGGACAGTTATTTTCGAGCACTGCGTGCAAATCTATCTGTCTTTGTATTTTGCGTTTGTGGAACATATATGATTTCAATGTAAACGAAACTCTCCTTCAGGATTTGATATCTTCCAAAGATGTTGAAGACcatcttctggttctgaaaccatcttcaccaactgaaaACAATCTGTCGTAAAAGTCACATGAAACTGTCGTAGATTTCTCATGCTTTCTATTGTCCAAATGAGCGCTTCTATTTCCGAATGTAGGCGTGACATGCAGACTCTCGTGTTCCTTGCCCATCAAATTCCGATAGAGTACTATATCATCCTTGTCCCGAGTAAATGTCATGTTCTTTTTATGATCTATCGGTAAAACACCCATCCCAGTTTAggagtataaaatatataaatatttagttatatgcATATTTATAGATCCCTCGAAACATATAGCGTTAGAAGTGATAAAAgtaagaaagagaaagacaaaAGTGAGAAAAATGTGTAAATCGATTATGTGGGAAGGTACTCTAAAAGTATAGGTAAGGGAGTTATAAAAAACCCAATCAAATCGTGAAAATGAATTACGTTCTGATTGtaaagcatttttactttttagagtaaaaaattaaagtggAAAACTTTTTACTCCTGGTtactttataaatttatgtgtttcCTCTGGTTACTATTTAGATTGagtaaaaagtataaaaaaaattattctctttttcatttttatttttttcacctatttattttgttctcatttactctaaaataattaaataaccaATCACACTCAAAAATCAAAGGAGAAgaaaatattagtcaaaaaatTGATGACTACTTAATCTAATATTCTCTTTTATAGGCAGCTAAATCCCACTCTTCCTCTTCCAGTTTACTTTTTTCTTGCTCTTTCAATTGTATTCTCCCTTTTTCTAAAgagaaataaaaatcatattttcacTTCTTTTCTATGGTTACCATTTATCTATAACATATAATTGCTTGAAGGAAGAAGTATTTGATTGGACGAAGGTTGTCGGGTATGTGGTTCCAGGTTTGGATCCAGTGGTTACGTGTCGGGTCGGAGTTGTGGGTGGTTTGTTGCTCTCAGTGGTGCAGCTCATACTGTTGTTGTGGCATCTCGGAAATTGAATTAGATTCGATGAAGCATATCTCTATCTTGGTGAATCCTCCGTTGAgatgatagagagagaaaaggagaTAGTGTGTTTGCTAATAAGCTTTTGTTTCGGTTCAGCAAGAAAAAATGTTTGGTTGACTGTGGGCATTATTGAGTCGTTGAGTCTCTTTTCACTGTATTTAAAAGATTACCCTTAGTTTGACTAAtcaattagttttaagttttaGGGATAAATGTATCACGTCGGAAGTTGAAAGCGAtcttagtaatatataagaagGATATGCCAATCCAATTATAACCGATTGGTTTTAGGTTAAAAGttcatctagcttaacatggtatcaaaGTCCGATCCAAACAATCCAACTTGATCTATTATCGATCCAGCCTGAAGTCGGCCATCGATTCCTACCTAAACATACAGAAATTGATGTTCAAAAGACCATCATCTCGAAAAGGTATATTAGAGATAAAAGTCTCACATCGAAAGTTAGAATGAatcctaaataatatataagatagataaaCCAATATAGTTATCATCAATTATTAGTTTTAGGCTGCAAATTCGTCTGGCTTAGCATTAAGTAATTTAAAATATCACCCAGacattaaaatttgaatatctGTTTAGCCGCtctcttttaaaaaatgtattacatGACTGAGTTATAAAATTGGTGGACTTGTGTCGTAGCTTTTTCATGTTATGTTTTGTAGAGCATTTTTTCTACACTTGTTTGTGACTCATCATTTTGCTATGGTTTTAATATAGTAATAAATGATACATGCAGCGACCAAGTCCTAACAAACGATATAATTTCCCCAAAGAACAAACGATATAATTTCCCCAAAGAGCATTCAATTTCCTCATAGGAAAATGTTAAACTAACCAATTATATTTTACATGACAGGTACTGTGTGTAGCGTAAGTGTGTGACCTTTTGGTCAATATAATAAGTATTACCCGAAGTGATCGTAAGGTAAACTAAGTGTGACTGGAAagctcttatatttttttagcgataatatttttactttctGTTCAACTTATATGTTTGCCAATCAGGTAAAATTAATTTCCATTTGGCTTACGCTCACCACTGTTTAACTGCTGGTatatattacactttttttaTCTCTGTTTCAGAAGTGGAAAATAAGTTACAcctgattttattttctttttgttttactcTGCTATTTTTCTTTCTAGTTATTCCACATTTATTTTTACTAGTTACTCTAAAATCTACCTGTCATACCCTAAATTAATCTAATATCTACGTGTCGAGATATATATCGACAATGAAATCTTATCTTAGAAATAATCTAATCATTGGGTTGACTAAGAAAAATACATCTATGAAAACAGTCCAAAGTCTCGCTATTTTATGGAGAAAATATTGGGCTCAAATCATTGggctttataaaattaatattaaaccccattatttaatttattatgattTCTTGTGTGAGTTAAGAAACCCAGGCCGTTAGTGTGGACTGATTTGGGCCACGTATTGATTTAAAAACAAGGACACAAAACATGGATTACCTTGAACCTGAATCTAACGGTCTAACTAGAGTTGTCAGACGGGTCGACCCGCGTCCACCTGGACAGTCCCGCAGCGGGTCAATCAGTTTGTCAGACCGCGCGGGTCGGCCGGCAGCGGGTTGCGGCCAGAGAAATGTTGTCCAAGCCCGGCCCGCTGAATGCACTATGTGTGCGGGTTGACCCGCGGGTtacctgcattaaaacatttaatGGTTCTCAAAACacgaaagaaacaaaacattaGGGTCAAAACTCGTTTGAAACTCATCAAGTTTGTCCAAGTTATAAACGATTTGACATTCATCAAGTTTATCCTTATTATAAAGCAAAGAAGGTAATGTGAAAACAtcttcaaaagaaaagaaaacacgtCTTCATTATTAAAGCAGCATACAGCAGTACAATTGGTCactaaatatatagattttagtCCAAAAATGACAAGCTAACGTTACAAAAAAGGGAGCAAATAACAGCATCGAAAACTATTAAGATCACctagtaagaaaaaaataaaatagtggtATCTACAGTACTGATCGTCTGATTGGTAACCATGTAGTAAACATCAAGTTTTGAATTGCAGGTTAACAATCACGTAACTTCTCAGGACATAAATCCAATAAAAgaacataaatcaaataaaacgaAGTTTTAGAACATGAAAGCAACAAACTGTAATAGTTCAAAAGCAACACCAAATAAATTCCAGTCAACAAACTTAAATTCTGAATGGATATATGAAAACCAACAAGCTAAACAGAAACACTAATAAAACGATTCTCCATCAACCACCATCTTTTTTACCGACAATGGATTCAAAGGATGGTAATGTCTCATCATCAACATACGCTTCATCTTCCTCTACATATATGATCCAAAATGAGTTAGCTAACTATAATGAAGACCAAGAAGCATTATAGTAGACATAATTAGctgttataataaaaattattaccaTTTTCGTAAGCTTCAAATCCCTTTAACCAATTTCGACTAGATATTAGTGCTTGAACATGTTTTGGTAGTAGAAGACTTCTGTATTTGTTCAAAACTCGAGCGCCAATGCTGAAAGACGATTCAGAAGCTACAGTTGTGATAGGTATGCTGAGAAGGTCACGCGCCACTAAAGCCAATGCACCAAAACGTTTCGAGTTATCTTTCCAGTAGTCCAGGATATCCAAACTTGCAAACACCTTTCCGTCTATAGGTGGTTCTTCGAGGTATATCTCTAGTGGCGATTTTCCACTAACAACAACATTTGCTTTGCAGAATGAAAAGAAGTcctgaaaattaaatattatatgttcttaagGTGTTGTCTAAATCACTATTTAAGAGTtaaaaaatcagaatcaaaagCAAGCTCACATCATAATTGCTGAAATTTCCACTTTGTTCATCCTCTGCAACTTGGTCTGGAGCAGCTTCATGTGTTTCTGCAGAAGGAGAATTCGATGTTTCCTTGTTCTCATAGGCGCTAAGCAAGGTCTGCAGTTTTTCACGCAACTGTTTAATCTTTCTTTCTAGAGAATTCTTGTCAACCTTACCAAAACAAAACTCTGCAAGTTTTAGTTTCAGACGTGGATCTAAAACTGTAGCCATAACACAGATGTCGCTGACTTCTTCCCAATATTTTGAAACTTCTCCTTCATCGGTATAACCATTCTTCGGACAACATCATCTCTACTGGTTTCATTCTGTGTCAGCCAGTTTTGAATTCTCCACACTTGCATGAAATACAAGTTGGACGTAGGATATGTCGATCCTGACATGAGGCGAGTAATCTCATCAAAGGGCTTCAAGAAATTACACATCTCCTGCAATCTTCTCCACTCATCCTCGCTTGGGTGAAACTTGTAACTCCTCTCAATAAGTTTGAGATGACCAAACGCTGCTTGATACTTCAGGGccatataaatcattttatatgtTGAATTCCATCTTGTGGTAACATCCAAAAGCAACCCAGCCTTCTCTTTTTTACGTACAGATTCAACACATTTAGCAAAGAGCAGCTCACGAGATTCAGATGCTTTGACAAACTTGATACTCTCTCTGATCTTATGCAAGGAATTGCCGATTACTTTGAGTCCATCTTGAACAATAAGGTTGAGGATATGCGCAGAACATCTAACATGAAAGAATTCTCCACCACAGACCAAATCATTTCGCAGCACAAGCTGAGATTTCAAGATATCTTGCATAGAATCATTGTTTGTAGCATTGTCAAGTGTGACTGAAAACACTTTTTTATCAATACCCCATTCTTCCATTTCATCAATAATCTTCATAGCTAGCTGAAAACCTGTATGTGGAGGTGGTAGAGCACAAAACGAAAGAATCTTGTTCTTCAATTTCCAGTCTCTGTCTACGTAGTGTGCTGTCAAACACATATAACCTTCATGTGTGATTGCCGTCCACAGATCAGAAGTAAAGCTAATCCTTCCAGGAAGAGTAGCCAATTCTTTTTTCAGAATATCTGTCTCACTCTGATAGAACTTGTAAACATCTTTTGCAGCTGTGTTGCGACTGATAAACTTCACATCTGCATTCAAGTATGTCCAAACAGATCTGACCCTCTCATATTCAACGTATGAAAATGGTAAATCATGCAGAATGATACACTTTGCTACCATCTGACGAAAAACAGTGTGATCATACTTCTTTGCTTGCAGTTTTGCTTCTGCATTGAGCACCATCTGACGAAC is a window from the Brassica napus cultivar Da-Ae unplaced genomic scaffold, Da-Ae ScsIHWf_125;HRSCAF=223, whole genome shotgun sequence genome containing:
- the LOC125596658 gene encoding protein RALF-like 4, which codes for MGGVKLLFIFGLLILAMVAKSVKATYPLTKSCINGQGCIGDDDELESLMDSETNRRQLARGRRYIGYDALKKNNVPCNRRGRSYYDCKKRRRNNPYRRGCSAITHCYRYAK
- the LOC125596656 gene encoding zinc finger BED domain-containing protein RICESLEEPER 4-like: MEIMSSSTLAHSRLFAQQIPLDELLLFYYYCCSVTEYNIKVRSWITFDTSDSSLGYSSSKHFETTMVTLTLAVGVCGARAALIDRGRRRSGCFLYKHEMDKRDAPLVSELVEHFSKVNHPDFYLTYQDNQKGAMDSSGFSNLMSIDFESQGVVDAEAEHNDAMEDDYEPVKERVSANADGYLNKRKKQQVQAEDDNGKGMSSKAQERKMHKGKGDHGGKGKPQKKKQKTADSEDESGDHDNGKSPAQKQRRQYSPVWQDFVMVTKKDGSEKAQCKHCKIEYAHDSHNNGTNMVLNAEAKLQAKKYDHTVFRQMVAKCIILHDLPFSYVEYERVRSVWTYLNADVKFISRNTAAKDVYKFYQSETDILKKELATLPGRISFTSDLWTAITHEGYMCLTAHYVDRDWKLKNKILSFCALPPPHTGFQLAMKIIDEMEEWGIDKKVFSVTLDNATNNDSMQDILKSQLVLRNDLVCGGEFFHVRCSAHILNLIVQDGLKVIGNSLHKIRESIKFVKASESRELLFAKCVESVRKKEKAGLLLDVTTRWNSTYKMIYMALKYQAAFGHLKLIERSYKFHPSEDEWRRLQEMCNFLKPFDEITRLMSGSTYPTSNLYFMQVWRIQNWLTQNETSRDDVVRRMVIPMKEKFQNIGKKSATSTLLSAYENKETSNSPSAETHEAAPDQVAEDEQSGNFSNYDDFFSFCKANVVVSGKSPLEIYLEEPPIDGKVFASLDILDYWKDNSKRFGALALVARDLLSIPITTVASESSFSIGARVLNKYRSLLLPKHVQALISSRNWLKGFEAYENEEDEAYVDDETLPSFESIVGKKDGG